One window from the genome of Candidatus Cybelea sp. encodes:
- the rpmE gene encoding 50S ribosomal protein L31, giving the protein MKSKIHPKWFPEARVHCACGNTFTTGSTIPEIAVEICAACHPLFTGQQKLVDTAGRVDKFNQRTAAARKKQEEAAARQAARDAKKAAASV; this is encoded by the coding sequence GTGAAGAGTAAGATTCATCCCAAGTGGTTTCCCGAGGCGCGCGTGCACTGTGCTTGCGGCAATACTTTTACCACCGGTTCGACGATTCCCGAAATCGCCGTCGAGATTTGCGCCGCGTGCCATCCGCTCTTTACCGGCCAGCAGAAGCTGGTCGACACGGCCGGCCGCGTCGATAAATTCAACCAGCGCACCGCCGCCGCCCGCAAGAAGCAAGAGGAGGCTGCAGCCCGCCAGGCCGCTCGCGATGCGAAGAAGGCCGCTGCTTCAGTCTAA
- the prfA gene encoding peptide chain release factor 1 produces the protein MSERLDTMARRFDEIEAALANPSGTFDQTRYTALVKERAQLEAPVQTFRRLVELRAEIAANEELARHEDGELRELAQAENRALQERGAQLETDLAALMVPRDPNDSKDVFVEIRAGTGGDEAAIFAGDLARMYMRFAETVGSRVELVSESLSEAGGYKEIVFAVKGDRPYRLLKHESGVHRVQRVPATEAQGRIHTSTATVAVLPQVEDDDGEIEIRPSDLQVDTYKASGAGGQHVNKTESAIRITHLPSGIIVASQQERSQQQNRERAMQMLRATLFDRKRREQEEATDSLRRSQVGSGERSEKIRTYNYPQDRVTDHRINRSYGNIRGIVDGDLGRIAEELLADEQARRLAGERV, from the coding sequence CTGTCCGAGCGCCTCGACACGATGGCGCGCCGGTTCGACGAAATCGAAGCGGCACTCGCTAATCCTTCGGGAACCTTCGACCAAACGCGCTATACCGCGCTTGTAAAAGAGCGCGCGCAGCTCGAAGCGCCGGTGCAGACTTTTCGCCGGCTCGTTGAGTTGCGCGCGGAAATCGCCGCGAACGAGGAGTTGGCTCGCCATGAAGATGGCGAGCTGCGCGAACTCGCGCAGGCGGAGAACCGCGCGCTGCAAGAGCGCGGCGCGCAGCTCGAGACGGATCTCGCGGCGCTGATGGTTCCGCGCGATCCGAACGATTCCAAGGACGTCTTTGTCGAGATCCGCGCCGGCACCGGCGGCGACGAAGCGGCGATCTTCGCCGGCGACCTGGCGCGCATGTACATGCGCTTTGCCGAGACGGTGGGCTCCCGGGTCGAACTCGTTTCGGAGAGCCTCAGCGAAGCCGGCGGCTACAAGGAGATCGTCTTTGCCGTCAAAGGCGATCGGCCGTATCGTTTGCTCAAGCATGAATCGGGCGTTCACCGCGTGCAGCGCGTTCCGGCGACCGAAGCGCAAGGGCGCATTCATACGAGCACCGCGACGGTCGCGGTGCTGCCGCAGGTCGAAGACGACGACGGCGAGATCGAAATCCGGCCGTCCGACCTGCAGGTCGATACCTATAAAGCCTCGGGCGCCGGCGGCCAGCACGTCAACAAGACGGAATCGGCGATCCGCATCACGCACCTTCCCAGCGGCATCATCGTCGCCTCGCAGCAGGAACGCTCCCAGCAGCAGAATCGCGAGCGGGCAATGCAGATGCTGCGCGCGACGCTCTTTGACCGGAAACGCCGGGAACAGGAAGAGGCGACGGATTCGCTGCGCCGCTCGCAGGTCGGCAGCGGCGAGCGTTCGGAGAAGATTCGAACCTACAACTACCCACAAGATCGCGTGACGGACCATCGGATCAACCGCAGCTACGGCAACATCCGCGGTATCGTCGACGGCGATCTCGGACGCATTGCCGAGGAACTTTTAGCCGACGAGCAGGCCCGCCGGCTCGCCGGCGAACGCGTGTGA
- the prmC gene encoding peptide chain release factor N(5)-glutamine methyltransferase, giving the protein MTTVAGALCDATARLRARESARADALLLLEYTLGRTRAWIAAYGETALSPESEAEFRALCDRRDTGAPAAYLVRSAGFYGREFVVNENVLIPRPETEHLIDEAIAFIGETPAAVLDVGTGCGAIACTIAARTNARVDATDISVAALDVARTNAARLEVAERCRFHHGDLAEPVKHSSFGVVLANLPYIPTPDVPQPPDPVAFEPMVALDGGADGLVYYRRLLADLAAMLNARALVLLEGAPPTIGGLSELVRAALPGFAISVHRDYAGLDRYVQAERLTD; this is encoded by the coding sequence GTGACCACCGTCGCCGGCGCGCTGTGCGACGCGACGGCGCGTCTGCGCGCGCGTGAATCGGCACGGGCCGACGCGCTGCTCTTGCTCGAGTATACGCTCGGGCGAACGCGCGCGTGGATCGCCGCCTACGGCGAGACGGCGCTCTCCCCCGAGTCCGAAGCCGAGTTCCGGGCCCTTTGCGATCGCCGCGATACCGGCGCCCCGGCGGCGTACCTCGTGCGGTCGGCAGGATTTTACGGTCGCGAGTTCGTCGTCAACGAGAACGTCCTGATTCCTCGACCCGAGACCGAGCATCTCATCGACGAAGCGATTGCGTTCATCGGCGAAACGCCCGCTGCCGTGCTCGACGTCGGTACCGGCTGCGGCGCAATCGCCTGCACGATCGCCGCGCGGACGAACGCCCGGGTCGACGCGACGGACATCTCGGTCGCGGCGCTCGACGTCGCGAGAACCAATGCCGCGCGCCTCGAGGTGGCGGAGCGCTGCCGCTTCCATCACGGCGATCTGGCTGAGCCCGTGAAGCACTCGTCGTTCGGCGTCGTGCTGGCGAACTTACCGTACATTCCAACGCCGGACGTTCCGCAGCCCCCGGACCCGGTCGCGTTCGAGCCGATGGTCGCGCTCGACGGCGGCGCTGACGGCCTCGTCTACTACCGCCGGCTGCTGGCCGACCTCGCGGCGATGCTCAACGCGCGGGCGCTCGTACTGCTCGAGGGCGCGCCCCCGACGATCGGCGGATTGAGTGAACTCGTCCGTGCTGCACTTCCCGGCTTCGCGATCTCGGTGCACCGCGACTATGCGGGCCTCGACCGCTACGTCCAGGCCGAGCGGCTGACGGATTAG
- a CDS encoding CTP synthase, with translation MAKYIFFTGGVVSSLGKGITAASLGRLLKSRGFSVSIQKLDPYINVDAGTMNPYQHGEVFVTEDGAETDLDLGHYERFIDENLQRANNVTTGQVYNSVIEKERRGDYLGATVQVIPHITNEIKAHVKRVAEASRAEVCIVEVGGTVGDIESLPFLEAIRQMRYDVGDENVMYVHLTLVPHLGAADELKTKPTQHSVRELRGIGISPDAIVCRTQAALPMPLELKEKIALFCDVPPGAVVQNVDAKTIYQVPLNLEAEGLAQAAIRKLNLPPSRPMLDDWVGIAERLLHPERRVTIALVGKYVELKDAYISINESLAHSGVFYHAAVEIRRIDSELIENEGVDALRGAHGVVVAPGFGARGVKGKLRAIEYVRQRKIPFLGICYGMQLACVEFARNVCGLPDANTSEVDETSPDPVIDFMPDQRNLEMYGGTMRLGTYACTLEEGSLAARAYGELEISERHRHRYEFNNRYRPIFEEHGMRFSGHHFVDKTRLVEVIELPTEMHPWFVATQAHPEFKSRPNRPAPLYRDFIAASLAHQERIDGRTSVREAAAWTQA, from the coding sequence ATGGCGAAGTATATATTCTTCACCGGGGGCGTCGTGAGTTCGCTCGGCAAAGGCATCACGGCTGCCTCGCTCGGACGTCTGCTCAAGTCGCGCGGCTTCAGCGTTTCGATCCAAAAACTCGACCCGTATATCAACGTCGACGCTGGCACGATGAATCCGTACCAGCACGGCGAGGTCTTCGTGACCGAAGACGGAGCGGAGACCGACCTCGATCTCGGCCACTACGAGCGCTTCATCGATGAGAATCTGCAGCGCGCGAACAACGTCACGACGGGTCAAGTCTACAACTCGGTGATCGAAAAAGAACGGCGCGGCGACTACCTCGGCGCGACCGTCCAGGTCATCCCGCATATTACCAACGAAATCAAGGCGCACGTCAAGCGCGTCGCCGAAGCGAGCCGCGCGGAGGTCTGCATCGTCGAAGTCGGCGGCACCGTCGGCGACATCGAGTCGCTCCCGTTTCTCGAAGCGATCCGTCAGATGCGCTACGACGTCGGCGATGAGAACGTGATGTACGTGCATTTGACGCTCGTGCCGCATTTGGGAGCCGCCGACGAACTGAAGACCAAGCCGACGCAGCACTCGGTCCGCGAGCTGCGGGGAATCGGGATCTCGCCCGACGCGATCGTCTGCCGTACCCAAGCCGCGCTGCCGATGCCGCTCGAGCTCAAAGAGAAGATCGCGCTTTTCTGCGACGTCCCGCCGGGCGCCGTCGTGCAGAACGTCGACGCCAAGACGATCTACCAAGTCCCGCTCAATCTGGAAGCCGAGGGATTGGCGCAGGCCGCGATTCGCAAGCTGAATTTGCCGCCGTCGCGCCCGATGCTCGACGACTGGGTGGGCATCGCCGAGCGCCTGCTGCATCCCGAGCGCCGCGTGACGATCGCACTCGTCGGAAAGTACGTCGAACTCAAAGACGCGTACATTTCGATCAACGAGTCGCTGGCACACTCGGGCGTCTTCTATCACGCTGCCGTCGAGATCAGGCGAATCGACTCGGAGCTGATCGAGAACGAGGGGGTCGACGCGCTGCGGGGCGCGCACGGCGTCGTGGTCGCACCCGGTTTCGGCGCGCGCGGCGTTAAGGGCAAGCTGCGCGCCATCGAGTACGTTCGCCAGCGCAAGATTCCGTTTCTGGGAATCTGCTACGGCATGCAGCTCGCCTGCGTGGAGTTCGCGCGCAACGTGTGCGGGCTTCCGGATGCGAATACCAGCGAAGTCGACGAGACCAGCCCCGATCCGGTGATCGACTTCATGCCCGACCAGCGCAATCTCGAGATGTACGGCGGCACGATGCGGCTGGGGACCTATGCGTGTACGCTCGAAGAGGGGAGCCTGGCGGCGCGCGCCTACGGCGAGCTCGAGATCAGCGAGCGCCACCGCCATCGCTACGAGTTCAACAATCGCTACCGGCCGATCTTCGAAGAGCACGGCATGCGCTTTTCGGGACATCACTTCGTCGATAAGACGCGGCTCGTCGAAGTCATCGAGCTTCCCACGGAGATGCATCCGTGGTTCGTCGCGACGCAGGCTCACCCTGAGTTCAAGTCGCGGCCGAATCGGCCGGCGCCGCTCTATCGCGACTTCATCGCCGCATCACTGGCGCATCAAGAGCGAATCGACGGTCGCACGAGCGTGCGCGAGGCGGCAGCCTGGACCCAGGCCTAA
- a CDS encoding glycosyltransferase family 2 protein — protein sequence MTRDEERNLPRALTSLPRGIRILVLDARSRDHTVQFARSAGATVVERDWTDFVDARRFALEQVETPWVLMIDADEALDDLLRDAICGAPESLDAYVVRRTTYFCGHPMRIWSNEPLVRLFRPDRVRLAARPAAAGEAPIHEAWTCDGPTSELAGTLLHYSYPDAAAYRAKYDRYTTLEAQQMHGSLGALVVAGGAGLLRLAWLLLAKAALLDGPRGWYVAYRSAFYPAVAMRKTLWKR from the coding sequence CTGACGCGCGACGAAGAGCGCAACCTGCCGCGTGCTTTAACGAGCCTGCCGCGCGGAATCCGGATCCTCGTACTCGATGCGCGTTCGCGCGATCATACGGTGCAGTTTGCCCGCAGCGCCGGTGCGACCGTCGTCGAGCGGGACTGGACGGATTTCGTCGACGCACGGCGCTTTGCGCTCGAGCAGGTCGAGACGCCGTGGGTTCTGATGATCGATGCCGACGAGGCGCTCGACGATCTGCTGCGCGATGCAATCTGCGGCGCGCCGGAGAGCCTCGACGCGTACGTCGTGCGCCGCACGACCTACTTCTGCGGCCACCCGATGCGCATCTGGAGCAACGAACCGCTGGTGCGGCTCTTTCGCCCGGATCGCGTCAGGCTCGCCGCGCGGCCTGCCGCCGCCGGGGAGGCGCCGATTCACGAGGCCTGGACCTGCGACGGCCCGACGAGCGAGCTCGCCGGAACGCTGCTGCACTATTCCTATCCCGACGCGGCCGCGTATCGCGCGAAGTACGATCGCTACACGACGCTCGAGGCGCAGCAGATGCACGGCTCGTTGGGCGCCCTGGTGGTTGCCGGCGGAGCCGGACTGCTGCGCTTAGCGTGGCTGCTGCTGGCGAAGGCGGCGCTGCTCGATGGGCCGCGCGGCTGGTACGTCGCCTATCGGTCGGCCTTCTATCCGGCCGTGGCGATGCGCAAAACGTTGTGGAAGCGTTGA